One region of Solanum pennellii chromosome 6, SPENNV200 genomic DNA includes:
- the LOC107021774 gene encoding BTB/POZ and TAZ domain-containing protein 1-like translates to MNMFATDVDIITSAGRRIPAHSNVLAAASTVLESILVCQQRSFEKKIQILGVPCGSVYVFVQFLYSFKCSKDQMEKHGIHLLALSHVYLVPCLKHRCTKALAEQLTIENVIDMIQLARLCDAPHLYLKCMKFLRSNFSKVEKTEGWKFLQRHDPLLELEILQFTDEAELRKKRKRRHTREQNLYLQLSEGMDCLEHICREGCTSVGPYDEEYSCQKKLPCSKFDTCQGLQLLITHFSTCKKRVKGNCSQCKRMWQLLRLHASICDQPDDCRVPLCRELKQKLEKRGDDELWKSLVRKVVSARAMTFLSMPKRKREEEETRLNLRDHQIRRFLD, encoded by the exons ATGAATATGTTTGCTACTGACGTTGACATCATCACCTCCGCCGGCCGTCGCATTCCGGCACATTCTAACGTTCTG GCTGCTGCTTCGACGGTTCTGGAGAGCATATTAGTTTGTCAACAACGGAGTTTTGAGAAAAAGATACAGATTCTGGGCGTCCCCTGCGGCTCTGTTTACGTGTTCGTGCAATTTCTCTATTCCTTCAA GTGTAGTAAAGATCAGATGGAGAAACATGGTATTCATCTACTGGCACTTTCTCATGTGTACTTAGTACCATGCCTAAAACACAGATGCACCAAAGCATTGGCTGAGCAATTGACAATTGAAAACGTAATAGACATGATTCAACTCGCGAGGCTATGTGATGCACCTCATCTCTACCTCAAATGTATGAAATTTTTGCGGAGTAATTTCAGCAAAGTTGAAAAAACTGAAGGCTGGAAGTTCCTTCAACGTCATGATCCCCTgcttgaacttgaaattttacaGTTCACTGATGAAGCCGAGCTG cggaagaagaggaagaggagaCACACGCGGGAGCAGAACTTGTATTTACAGTTAAGTGAAGGGATGGATTGTTTGGAGCATATATGCAGGGAAGGATGTACAAGCGTAGGGCCATATGACGAAGAGTACTCTTGTCAAAAGAAGTTGCCATGTAGCAAGTTTGATACATGCCAAGGTCTCCAGCTTTTGATTACACATTTCTCTACTTGTAAGAAAAGAGTAAAGGGAAATTGTTCACAATGCAAGCGAATGTGGCAGCTCCTAAGGTTACACGCATCGATTTGTGACCAACCTGATGATTGTCGAGTTCCTCTTTGCAG AGAATTGAAACAGAAATTGGAAAAAAGGGGAGATGATGAGCTATGGAAATCACTTGTTAGAAAAGTGGTGTCAGCCAGGGCCATGACTTTTTTGTCTATGCctaaaagaaagagagaagaagaagaaacaagatTAAACTTGAGGGATCATCAAATAAGAcgatttttagattaa
- the LOC107021873 gene encoding probable pectate lyase 18, translating into MATSSISLIFFLSSLLLIPSLLASSPLQNHQYVVDQVDRSINVSRRNLGYLSCGTGNPIDDCWRCDPNWEKNRQRLANCAIGFGKNAIGGRDGKIYVVTNSGNDDPVNPKPGTLRYGVIQDEPLWIIFARDMVIQLKEELIMNSFKTIDGRGANVHIAGGPCITIQYVTNVIIHGIHIHDCKQGGNAMVRSTPQHYGWRTISDGDGVSIFGGSDIWIDHCSLSNCVDGLIDAIMGSTSITISNNYMTKHDKVMLLGHSDSHVQDKNMQVTIAFNHFGEGLVQRIPRCRHGYFHVVNNDYTHWEMYAIGGSANPTINSQGNRFLASDIRFSKEVTKHENAPESEWKNWNWRSDGDLMLNGAFFVKSGAGASSNYAKASSLSAKSSSLISSLVSGAGALSCREGSRC; encoded by the exons ATGGCCACCTCCTCTATTTCTctcattttcttcttgtcctCTCTTCTTTTAATCCCTTCACTCCTTGCCTCTTCACCTTTACAAAATcatcaatatgttgttgatcaAGTAGATAG GAGCATAAATGTGTCACGGAGGAACTTAGGGTATTTGTCTTGTGGGACAGGAAACCCTATAGATGACTGTTGGCGTTGTGACCCAAACTGGGAGAAAAATCGTCAAAGGCTAGCTAATTGTGCTATTGGTTTTGGAAAAAATGCCATTGGTGGTAGAGATGGAAAAATTTACGTCGTTACCAATTCTGGTAACGACGATCCTGTTAACCCTAAACCGGGGACTCTCCGGTACGGGGTTATTCAAGATGAACCATTATGGATTATTTTTGCTAGGGATATGGTCATTCAACTAAAAGAAGAACTTATTATGAACTCTTTCAAGACTATTGATGGAAGAGGAGCTAACGTTCACATTGCAG gTGGACCATGCATAACAATACAATATGTGACTAATGTTATCATCCATGGAATTCACATACATGATTGTAAGCAAGGTGGGAATGCTATGGTGAGGAGCACCCCACAACACTATGGGTGGAGAACTATATCGGATGGTGATGGTGTGTCCATTTTTGGTGGGAGTGACATTTGGATAGATCACTGTTCTTTGTCTAATTGTGTTGATGGTTTGATTGATGCTATAATGGGGTCCACATCAATTACCATATCTAACAATTACATGACTAAACATGATAAAGTGATGTTATTGGGACATAGTGATTCCCATGTCCAAGACAAGAACATGCAAGTAACCATTGCTTTCAATCACTTTGGAGAAGGCCTTGTCCAAAGAATCCCAAG ATGTAGACATGGTTATTTTCATGTGGTGAACAATGACTATACTCACTGGGAAATGTATGCAATTGGTGGTAGTGCCAATCCCACTATCAATAGCCAGGGCAATAGATTCCTTGCTTCTGATATTAGATTCAGCAAAGAG GTGACGAAGCATGAAAATGCACCAGAAAGTGAATGGAAAAATTGGAATTGGAGGAGTGATGGTGACTTAATGTTAAATGGTGCATTTTTTGTAAAATCAGGAGCTGGAGCCTCTTCAAATTATGCTAAGGCTTCGAGTTTGAGTGCAAAGTCTTCTTCACTAATAAGCTCCCTTGTGTCCGGAGCCGGTGCCCTGAGTTGTCGAGAAGGTTCTCGTTGCTAG